From a single Fusobacterium ulcerans ATCC 49185 genomic region:
- a CDS encoding toxin-antitoxin system YwqK family antitoxin: protein MKKMLISCSLLILLLFTGCFLNTAENVQLEKRDGIVYRVGENKPFTGTMKSFHSNGKLAVIEKFKNGKNNGKVKKYYEDGSLSTEYSYKNGSLHGKYVDFYENGKLQREIEFKNGKKHGIVRCYCGEDGKLHQDSMYDEGKLTGKRTTYYPNGSLLEITEWKDDKLSGIFEQYYMNGQLKIKGTFKDGKAEGMGSEYYEDGSLMGETMYLNGKAEGYSAEYYSNGKTAKEINYTDGVEHGDSISFHSNGQIREKGRYIHGKKEGIWEMYYSDGRVINRITFKDGDSKYGEEYNYDINRNLELKVTWNAVNDKFIYEHYKGGKIVNKLVQGNDEE from the coding sequence ATGAAAAAAATGTTGATTTCATGTAGCTTATTAATACTTCTGCTATTCACAGGATGTTTTCTAAATACAGCAGAAAATGTACAATTGGAAAAAAGAGATGGAATAGTCTATAGAGTAGGAGAAAATAAACCTTTTACAGGAACAATGAAAAGTTTTCATTCAAATGGAAAACTAGCAGTAATAGAAAAATTTAAGAATGGAAAAAATAATGGAAAAGTAAAAAAATATTATGAAGATGGGAGTTTATCGACAGAGTATTCCTACAAGAATGGAAGTCTTCATGGAAAATATGTAGACTTTTATGAGAATGGAAAACTTCAGAGAGAGATAGAGTTTAAAAACGGAAAAAAGCATGGAATAGTAAGATGTTACTGTGGAGAAGATGGAAAGCTTCATCAGGATTCTATGTATGATGAGGGAAAACTTACAGGGAAAAGAACTACATATTATCCAAATGGCAGCCTTTTGGAAATAACAGAATGGAAAGATGATAAACTTTCAGGAATATTTGAACAATACTATATGAATGGACAGCTGAAGATAAAGGGTACTTTTAAAGATGGAAAAGCTGAAGGAATGGGAAGTGAATATTATGAAGATGGAAGTCTCATGGGAGAAACAATGTATCTCAATGGAAAGGCTGAAGGATATTCTGCAGAATATTATTCAAATGGAAAAACAGCTAAAGAAATCAACTATACAGATGGAGTTGAACATGGAGATAGCATAAGTTTTCATTCCAATGGTCAGATACGGGAAAAAGGAAGATATATTCATGGAAAAAAGGAAGGTATCTGGGAAATGTACTATTCAGATGGAAGGGTTATAAATAGAATAACATTTAAAGATGGTGATTCTAAATATGGTGAGGAATATAATTATGATATCAACAGAAATTTAGAACTGAAAGTCACTTGGAATGCTGTTAATGATAAGTTTATATATGAACATTATAAAGGTGGAAAAATTGTAAATAAGCTAGTGCAGGGAAATGATGAAGAATAA
- a CDS encoding glutathione peroxidase, translating to MTIYDFKVKNVDGTEETLEKYKGKVLLIVNTATRCGLTSQYEGLEKLYEKYCDKGFEILDFPSNQFLKQAPESSKEIAEFCQLRYGTKFKTFAKIDVNGKNADPLYIYLKDRANEEIKNRETDSFKDKLEKLGQTLLGKEIKWNFTKFLIGKDGEIIGRFSPTVTPDEIDAEVARAILK from the coding sequence ATGACTATTTATGATTTTAAAGTTAAAAATGTAGATGGAACAGAAGAAACATTGGAGAAATATAAAGGAAAAGTATTGCTTATAGTAAATACAGCTACAAGATGTGGACTTACATCTCAATATGAAGGGCTTGAAAAACTTTATGAAAAATATTGTGACAAAGGATTTGAAATATTAGATTTTCCAAGCAATCAATTCTTGAAACAAGCACCAGAAAGCAGCAAAGAAATAGCTGAATTCTGTCAATTAAGATATGGAACTAAATTTAAAACTTTTGCTAAAATAGATGTAAATGGAAAAAATGCAGATCCTCTCTATATATATTTGAAAGACAGAGCAAATGAAGAGATAAAAAATAGAGAAACAGATTCTTTTAAAGATAAACTTGAAAAATTAGGACAGACATTATTAGGAAAAGAGATAAAATGGAACTTTACTAAATTCCTAATAGGAAAAGATGGAGAAATAATAGGAAGATTTTCTCCTACTGTAACACCTGATGAAATAGATGCAGAAGTAGCAAGAGCAATATTGAAATAA
- a CDS encoding DUF2628 domain-containing protein — MSWKLKEEDLQFIEENEEQIKEYVGKKGEQYINIWREGKKINPAALFLGVAWLGYRGMYKIIMYLLVAFVLTDILMIFLRIDLSRISGIVGGVILGIYGSYWYFLQVKKDILAGKEKCIDGGVGVVLSLVMLAGYVLFSVYVVDTFFYYMLYGYYY; from the coding sequence ATGTCGTGGAAATTAAAAGAAGAAGACCTTCAATTCATAGAGGAAAACGAGGAACAAATAAAGGAATATGTAGGAAAAAAAGGAGAACAATATATAAATATCTGGAGAGAAGGAAAAAAAATTAATCCAGCAGCTCTTTTTTTAGGAGTAGCATGGCTGGGATATAGAGGAATGTATAAAATTATAATGTATCTTCTTGTAGCTTTTGTTCTTACAGATATTCTTATGATATTTTTGAGAATAGATTTATCAAGAATATCTGGAATAGTTGGAGGAGTAATTCTAGGAATATATGGAAGTTACTGGTATTTTTTACAGGTTAAAAAGGATATACTTGCTGGAAAAGAAAAATGTATAGATGGCGGAGTAGGTGTAGTACTGTCTTTAGTAATGCTTGCAGGATATGTACTCTTCTCAGTTTATGTAGTTGATACATTTTTCTATTATATGCTTTATGGATATTATTATTAA